The genomic interval ATCAGACACTCGCCGAGGGCCATCTGCTGTGCGGCGAGCGTCGACTGCGGGACGTCTATGGCGAGACGGTCGAAGTCGAGATGTCGATGGTGCGTATCGGAGGCTACGCGGGGCCGGCGATCTCGGTCCGACTACGCGATATCCGTGAGCTGGCCCAGCGACGTCGTTATGTCGAGCAGCTGGCTTATTTCGACCCGTTGACCGGCCTGGCCAACAGCAACTTCCTGCGCGAGCGTGCCGAGACAATGCTGGCCGAACGTTTGGCCATGGGCGGCCGGGTCGGCTTCATACTGCTGCAGATCGAGAGATGGCAGCGGATTTTCGATATTCAGGGCTATCAGGTCGCCGAGACGCTGATCCGCCAAGCAGGATTCCGGATCAAGGACGCATTCGCCGGCCACGACGTCACGCTTGCGCGCGTACTGGGCGGCGTTGAATTTGGTGTGCTGTTCGACGCGGATGCCGAAGCCGATGACGAGCTGGTGCGTATCGCCCACACCACGTTTCGCGACCTGTTTCGCGCCGAGGAAGAAAACATACAGCTGAGCATTTGTAGCGGAAGCGCAGAAGCGCCGCAGCACGCGGTGAACTTCAAGGATCTGACCAAACGGGCCGGTATCGCCTTACGCACCGCACATGCCCGCAATATGGACCATTGCTACTACGATCCGGCCCAATCGAGCCGGATACGTGACGAACGGTTGATCGAGGAAGATCTGCGCGAAGCGATCGGCACGTCACAGTTGACACTGCGCTACCAGCCGATATTGGCTGACAGCACGTCCGAATGTATATGGGGCATGGAGACTTTGGTTCGCTGGCAGCATCCGCAATTCGGCTTCCTGCCACCGTCGGACTTCATTCCGCTGGCCGAAGAGACCCAGCTGATCGTTACCCTGGACCGTCATATTCTGGCCGCAGCGGCACGAACGGCCGCCGCCTGGACCGGGCCCCTCGCGCATGCCGTGTTGACCGTCAACGTATCGGGCGTAACGCTGATGACGGCCGATATCTGTCGGCTGCTCGACGATGTACTTGCCGACAGCGGGCTCGATCCGACCCGCCTGTGCCTGGAGGTGACCGAAACCAGCATCATGACTGACCTGGCTCAGGCCGCCCGGTCGTTGGCTCGGGCGCACAATCTCGGCGTGATGATTGCGCTGGACGATTTCGGTACCGGCTATTCCTCGCTGGCGTATCTCAAGGATCTTCCGGTCGACATCCTGAAGATCGATCGCGACTTCGTCCGCGGTATCGGTATGGACCGGCGCGATGAGCGCGCCATTCAAACCGTTGTGCAGATGGGACATGATCTGGGCATTCGTGTGTTGGCTGAAGGGGTGGAAACCGCACCGCAGCGGGCTTGGCTGTGGTCCCAACAGGTCGATCTGATTCAGGGTTTTCATATCGCCCGACCGATGACCGCCGAAGTGGCTTGCGAGGGTGGGCTGCATACGCGCTTCAGGTGCTAATCGGTCGCGCTGTCGGCTGGAGACGCTGCGAAAGTAGTCGGCATCGGTTAGGATAGCTCCGCTGCCGTCGTGGTGGAATTGGTAGACACGCCAGGTTTAGGTCCTGGTAGCCGAAAGGCTGTGGGGGTTCAAGTCCCTCCGACGGCACCATATGGCAAGGCCACAATTCGCCTACGTGGGTGCGCATTTCGTACCCCGGCGCGCTGGTTCGTTGTCGATTCCCTCGAGTGAATCTACTTGCGTGCGTGATTGCCGACGCGCCGCCTGGGGATGTCGTATTCAGTCCGCAATACGAGACACCGCAGGCGCTGCGCCAAGGTGTAATGGGTCGCTATCAACGGTCTTTACCCTGCGTGCGGAGGCTACATAACGCACGCTGAGGGGTTGGCCGGCGAACGCGTGGAGCGTTGACTGTCTATGACCTAGCAACACGCCACCGGATGACCAGCGGCAGGCAGCT from Salinisphaera sp. T31B1 carries:
- a CDS encoding EAL domain-containing protein, whose product is MTSIRSAEQRDALIDALARRRFDGLEAILPEITNTARDLLSVDRVSIWLFSDDRRLLHRIEVCPECDHYPRSRPLTLDVTLRPDYTEQLLRDSVYRLSDRREMSPRAGDDLSRYLEQRGILSLLDSAIVIDDRVSGVLCHEHGTTRLWSPECRDIALRLADITADAIVFERRRRSAALGYQFRLLVEASADSIGMANAQGVIEYLNPTARRVLGLTGDEPVHGMKIEEFLAPNDRERMRASIIPAARETGSWTGRIRMLTRQARVFEATTTINVYRGRDGAVEYVGCVIRDLSFQIDAERRIAEVRANYEAALVKSGDTLFQIDTRTLQISNADEHFRDLLGYEAERYEHLTLLDISAETADEVRARVDQTLAEGHLLCGERRLRDVYGETVEVEMSMVRIGGYAGPAISVRLRDIRELAQRRRYVEQLAYFDPLTGLANSNFLRERAETMLAERLAMGGRVGFILLQIERWQRIFDIQGYQVAETLIRQAGFRIKDAFAGHDVTLARVLGGVEFGVLFDADAEADDELVRIAHTTFRDLFRAEEENIQLSICSGSAEAPQHAVNFKDLTKRAGIALRTAHARNMDHCYYDPAQSSRIRDERLIEEDLREAIGTSQLTLRYQPILADSTSECIWGMETLVRWQHPQFGFLPPSDFIPLAEETQLIVTLDRHILAAAARTAAAWTGPLAHAVLTVNVSGVTLMTADICRLLDDVLADSGLDPTRLCLEVTETSIMTDLAQAARSLARAHNLGVMIALDDFGTGYSSLAYLKDLPVDILKIDRDFVRGIGMDRRDERAIQTVVQMGHDLGIRVLAEGVETAPQRAWLWSQQVDLIQGFHIARPMTAEVACEGGLHTRFRC